DNA from Camelus dromedarius isolate mCamDro1 chromosome X, mCamDro1.pat, whole genome shotgun sequence:
TActcaagaagcaaagaaaagcttTTCATTAACTCTTATTGAGAGCACACCAATAATCTAAGAAACATGTCACCTTATTAACAGAGAAAACGAAATTCTAGTTTTGCATCAGTGTGCTATTTGATATTATAGCTCATCTTTAAAACCTTATAAATAAAGCCATTGAACTTTAACTACCATTGACCACAAGAAATAAAATCCCTTTTCTGAGAACCACATCCATCCAGGTTTTGTCCTACACATTCATCTTTCTCATTCTGGAACAACCAGTCATTTTACTTTCGgacaaaattattctttttctttaacaaaaacgCATTCTGCATACCTTCTATACTTTATTTAGTCTAAATCTAaggtttattttttctcaaagtcTAAGGTTTTCAGTTACCAAAAGATCTTGGAAAGTATCTTTAAGGCTGATGTACTACACATGGAATATAATTACTATTGAAATAAAGTTTTGTGAGAATGAGTTCCCTTTCATtaatttctgagaattttgagtatTCAATTTATAAAAGCACTTAATTATCTCTAAACCAATAATAATGGAGCTCCTTGGGGTGATTTTATAATCTCATTTGGTAATACCATCAGGGGTAGGAAATGTTACGTACACATATGGGCACACAAAAacatgcatataaaataaataaaagtcccGGGGAAGTAATAGACAGCATGGACACTATACTTAATAATAGTgtactatattgtatatttggaagttgttgagagaggagattttaaaaattctcatcgcaagggaaaaaaaaaactatgtgtggCGATAGATGTCAAATAGACTTATTACGGTGGTtattttgcaacatatacaaatatcattaagttgtacacttgaaaccaaTATATGTTTTTAGAGGTGTTTCTTAACCTCCACTTTTCTAGGATCACAGTCAGAACACGTCTTCCCATGGTATCACCCTCTGTGACAGCTCGTGATACCTGTAATGCCAGGGGGCTGAGTGGGGGCTTGTGAGAGTCCTCAGGTAAAAGTAGGTAGGGTAGGTAGACCCCTACTTGGGGTCTGCGACTTTCTGGCAGCAGCAGGTAAGCGCTTTTGCTTGGCACAGGAACCGGAGTGATTAACCGGCCTCTCAATAGTTCCTTCTAATTAAGGAAGGCGTATTCAGGTCTGTGCTTCCCTTCCCAGACGTAGCGCGTATCTGTGCTCAAAGGGGAGTCTGCAGATATCTTGCTTAGtaatctttaatttaaaatttggtttgcttttcatatttttatgaagaCTTTACCAAAAAGCCTCTTCTTTTGTGTcccaaataaagcaaaagaaatttattctgtCACCAAAGTCCCACAGCTTGAAAAGTGACTACAGGCTTCGGAGCCGTGATGCTCAAAGCGTCCGTCAAGGATTCGCCGCATCAGTCATCACGCTTTCGAGAAACGCAGAATCTCAGTCCCGCCCCAGCCCTCCCGACTCAGAGCTTGGCTTCTTATCGAGATCTCCCGGGGACTGTGCATGCCTTCCAGGGCACTAAACTGAGATTCACCCACGCCCTTATCCGGAGCAGCGCATTAGTGTCTCGCGGGCCCCTGGGCAAACATTGCAGCCGTCCTTTTGTGGAAGAAATCGCCTCTGGAAAAGGGCGGGAAGCAGTTTGGGTACTAGATGGGTAATGCTTGGTCGTGAAGTCGAGAGTATAATGGGAGAGTGAACTCCTTTGATAGTTTTCTACCTTTTGGTGAACCCTGCAAATTTTCATGCTTTTGTGTTTCACAGAAAGCAGCTGTATTCTTTTACCTAGAAAACAGCCTGATAAACTGGGATCTGGATTTCCTTTAGTGAGCACCCGCTAGGGCTTTACTTTTGCACTCAGCTCTGTGCAGACTGCGTGGAGTATTCAAATAGGGACAGCGGCTGGTGACTGTCACGCCACAGATCCCGTCCAATGGGGAACAGACACGAGGAACAGGAACTGCAAGGACTGCTAGGCCTGGTACAGCACGTGGCAGGCCTGGCGGGCTTCTTCGAGCTAATCCAAGTCTGGACTCGGCCCAGCTCGGTAACGTAAGGCGCCCCCAGCTTGATTCCCACTCCCTGTCGCCCGGGGGAAAAGCAGGGACAGGGGCGCAGGGCGGGGCACGGAGTTCCCCCTTCGAGAGGGTGGTGGGTGACACGCTGCTAGGGCGCAGCCGCGAGCGGGCTGTGTGCAgtcccggggcggggggggggagtcTGTCACCTCACAACCTCTTCCCGCCACCAGCTCCTGGCCCAGCCTGCACCGCGGCAGCGGAGGCGACAGGCGCAGGGTGGTTGCGGTGCTGCGGCACTCTGGTCTGGAGGCATCTCCAGCAGGTATGAGTTGTGGCCCGGGGCACAGAGAGCAACCCAAACCGCATGGGATTCCTCCCAGTGATCCTCGCCATCTTGCTTGGCATCCCAGGGGCTAGGGGCTGGAAGTAGGATCCCGCTGGGTCAGGCATGGCACCCCACCAGCTCCCTGCCATTTCCACACCTAACCCCGCCCAGAGCCACTGCGGTCAGGACAAGTGGCTCTGAGCCTTACCCTGGAGGGAAAGTGTCTTCAGTCccacccctctcctggcctccacCAGCTTCTACTGACCAGATGTATTCCTGCAATGGAATAGGGGGTGTTTGAGGTAGGGGgtgtgtggaggggtggggtgaCTTAGGAAGGTGGGCTTAGGTGTGTGTGCGGAGCGCAGGGGAATAAGGGTGGGAGGCTTCGGGACAGGAGTTGGACTCGGGTGTGGGCAGGGCTTGGGGCAGGGAAAGGCCTTAAAAAGAGGCCCCGACATAgcttgggtgggggcagggcttcTTTAGGGATTTGTGGCGGGGTTTGAGACTTGGGCATAGGTGGAGGTAGGGCTTAGGAGGGGGATGGGACTTGGCTGGGGCAGGGATCCAGCTTCCGTGTGGGTGGCGCTTGGTGGCAGAAGTTGGgctagggtgggggtggggcttggggaggggtcgaacttctgtgggggtggggcttgggaGGGGATGGGACTTGGGAAGGGGTGGGCCTTGGTAGCGGCAGAGATCGAGCTTCCATGCGGGTGGGGCTTGGCGTCAGGGGTTGGGCTCAGGGGAGTGGGGCTTGGGAAGGGGTGGGACTTGGCGGGGGCAGGGATGGAgcttctgtgggggtggggcttggcCTCAAGGGGTTGGGCTCCGGAGGGGTGGGACTTAAGACAGAGGTTGAGCTTCAGTGAGGGCGGGACTCGGTGGCAGGGATAGGGCTTGGGGAGGGGTGGAACTTGACAGTGGGGGCAAGGTTTGCGGGCGGCGGTGGACCTGAGGGTGGGGCAGTAATCTTACTGTAAGGTCCCTTCTGTTCTAATACCGATTGCCAGTTGAGCCGTTTCTTGGCTCCTTATACCAGGGTACTTGTGGGCACCTCTGTAGACTCAGAATTGGCGCGGCCTGAGCAGGGGTGTCTGTGGCAGAATCATAGTGAAATACTTCTACCTTGCCTTGGACAGATCCAATGAAGCAGTACCCAGCACCCCGGGACCAGGAACTGCCTGACTGTGGTCAGAGCTAGAGGGCAGGCGTACTGTTGAGTGTGTGGGTGGAATCCCCGCAGCTGTCAGGGGGGCCCTAAGCAGCAGGTGAGCAGCTGTGAAGTGGACCTATGTTGGGAGGGGCCTCTGTAAAACTGACAaaaagcaggaggggaggggtggtctGCAGGGTAAGGTCACACCTAGGGTGAGAGTTGTCTGTTTCCTGCAGTGTGGTCCTGGAGACCCTTTTGGGGTCCCTTTTCGGCCCCTGATTCTAGTGTCTACACAATTTGAAACCATAAGCTCTTGTGTTTTTCAGCACTTGGTCCTTGCTGCCCAccctccagctcccctccccccacaacaaCAAAAGACACTTCTTTGGTCGGAGGCTGGTGACATCACCTGTTGCTCCCTGACCTGAATCTCCTCTGTGACGGAAACTCGGGGTCCCCGCTGTTTTTCGTATCCATGGCAACACTGCCGCTTGTCACACCTTCTCCACACCCACCAGTTTCGTTGCATGGTGCAGAACTCCAGCCATCTTTCTCATTTGTCAGGCATTTTCTGAGAAAGGAGGGAACGCCACGTCTCCATCCTCCGACCTTCGCCCCAGTGAAGAGGGTATCAGGTGCCCTGGGCCTGCAGAGCCCTGAGCCAGGGAGTGGGACAGCCACCTGTTCACTCCTGCTTGGAGGGCTTTGGCAGTGTTCCTCGGCATCTGGCCCCACCTCTTGACTCTAGCCTTTCCACCACAGGCACCTCCAGTACACACAGCAGAGTTCTCGGACTTTGAGGAGGAACCCACAGCAAGAGGAGGTCAGCAGGGAGGGGATGAGTTGGGGGTAACTTGGCCTGAAGAGACCCCTCCACCAAATGATTGGGGAAGCCCTGAGAAGCAGGGATCCCTGTGAGTGGaagtgggggaagaggaggggcttttggtgggggtgggagggtgggcatTAATGATGCTCTCATCCCGTTTGCATTGCAGGCTGTGGAAACCTGGGACGATTCTGCCTTCATACTTGGCACTGGCTCAGGATTTTTTGAGTCCTGGTCCAACACTGTGAGCTGATTCCTGCCCCCGGTGTTAGATCGGTCCATAGAAAGCGGGAGCGATGGCCTTGTCACTGTTGGAGGATTGGTGCAAGGGGATGGACCTGGACCCCAGGAAGGCCCTGCTGATCGTGGGGATCCCTGTGGAGTGTAGTGAGGCTGAAATTAAGGAGACCTTGAAGGCAGGCTTACAGCCCTTGTGCAACTACAGGGTGCTGGGCAGAATGTTCAGAAGGGAAGACAATGCTAAGGCAGTTTTCATTGAATTAGCTGACACCATCAATTATGCTATGATGCCCAGTCAGATACTAGGAAAGGGAGGTGCCTGGGAAGTGGTGGTGAAACCCCGTAGCCCGGATGATGAATTTCTCCATAGACTGAACTACTTCCTGAAAGACGAGGGCCGGAGAATGGTCGATGTGGTCAAGACCCTGGGGTACACCACCCCCACCGAGGGCATAGAGCCAGACGGCTTGGCTCAAGTCAAGGCACCCGTTTGGCAGCCTGTGACAGAAAGCATGTGGTACCGGAAACTGAAAGTGTTTTCAGGGAGCGCTAGCCCCAGCCCGGGCGAAGAGAACTTTGAAGCCTGGCTGGAGCAGGTCACTGAGATGATGCAGATGTGGCAAGTGTCTGAGGCAGAGAAGAGGCGCCGTTTGGTGGAGAGCTTGCGCGGCTCTGCCCTGTCCGTCATGCGGGTGCTCCAGGCCAATGATGACGCCATGACTGTGGAGCAGTGCCTGGACGCCCTGAAGCAGATCTTCGGGAATAAAGAGGACTATAGAACCTCACAGTTTAAGTTCCTCCAGACCCTTCAGAAGTCTGGGGAGAAAATCTCGGGGTTTTTGCTGCGCTTAGAGCCCCTGCTGCAGAGAGCCGTG
Protein-coding regions in this window:
- the LOC105106380 gene encoding paraneoplastic antigen-like protein 5; this translates as MALSLLEDWCKGMDLDPRKALLIVGIPVECSEAEIKETLKAGLQPLCNYRVLGRMFRREDNAKAVFIELADTINYAMMPSQILGKGGAWEVVVKPRSPDDEFLHRLNYFLKDEGRRMVDVVKTLGYTTPTEGIEPDGLAQVKAPVWQPVTESMWYRKLKVFSGSASPSPGEENFEAWLEQVTEMMQMWQVSEAEKRRRLVESLRGSALSVMRVLQANDDAMTVEQCLDALKQIFGNKEDYRTSQFKFLQTLQKSGEKISGFLLRLEPLLQRAVRHSPLSVRSTDMIRLKHILARASMTAALRGKLELLDQRGCAPTFLELMKLIRDEEEWETTMAVTKEGQKQVGRGRKAPGRHVVAEATVPTPQVILQAGPFSEKSAQTIQKGAVPTLKRRRLSCCYSTGEEGPSQGACPRAKNQPSPKQSPQLAAEESGNGTGAGAMSHPEP